TCCGGCCTGAACGCGGTGCTGGTCGTGGCGGCGGCCCTGGGGGCGGCGGCCTCACTGCTCGTCGTCGCGACGGTGCGCGTCCCCACGGGCGGCGCCGAGCAGCGGAAGCCGGAAGCGGGCGCGAGCCCACACGGACAGGAGACGCGAGCGGACGCCGCCCTGTAGCGGCGGCCCGGGTGTGGGCGGCGGAGTGGATCAGCCCGTCGGGTAGGCGACGGGGTACGGGACGAAGGTGCTGGTGTTCTGGTCGATCCGCAGCGGGCGGCCGAGGGGCGGTGCGGCGCGCTGGGGGCAGTCCAGGCGTTCGCAGACGCGGCATCCCATGCCGATCGGGGTGGCGGCGGCCGTGTTGTCCAGGTCGAGGCCGTCGGAGTACACCAGCCGGTGGGCGTGGCGGATCTCGCAGCCGAGGCCGATGGCGAAGGTCTTGCCGGGCCGGCCCCAGCCGCCGCGGTGCCGGGTGACGGCGCGTGCCGTCCAGAGGTAGCGCTGCCCGTCGGGCATGGCCGCGACCTGGACGTGGATGCGGCCGGGTGCGGCGAAGGCCTCGTACACGTTCCACAGGGGGCAGGTGCCGCCGGAGCGGGAGAAATGGAAGCCGGTGGCCGACTGCCGCTTCGACATGTTCCCCGCCCGGTCCACCCGGACGAAGGAGAAGGGGACACCCCGCAGGCGGGGGCGCTGGAGGGTGCTGAGGCGGTGGCAGACGGTCTCGTAGCCGAGCCCGAAGCGGTCGGTGAGCCGCTCGATGTCGTACCGGAACTCCTCCGCCGCCGCGTGGAACGGCTCGTACGGCAGGATCAGCGCGGCCGCGAAGTGGTTCGCGATGCCGATGCGGGCCAGCCGGTGCGCGGGGCCACCGGGCGGGAAGTCCTCGGCCGCCTGCCGGTCCAGGCCGTCCCCGTACTCCAGGAGCGCCAGCTGGGTGGCCATGCGGAAGGCCCGCTGGCCGGGGCGCAGGAGCGCCGACAGGTGCAGCGAACGGGTGGACTCGTCGTAGTGGTGCAGGCGTTCGCCGCTCTCAGAGGACAGGCGGACCCCGTGGGCGTCGGAGAGCCGGTCCGTCAGGGTCCTGACGACGTCCC
The sequence above is a segment of the Streptomyces sp. NBC_01255 genome. Coding sequences within it:
- a CDS encoding short-chain fatty acyl-CoA regulator family protein, whose protein sequence is MSKTYAGARLRRLREERRMSQAELARSLGISPSYLNQMEHDARPLTVPVLLRLTETFGVDPGFFSERDTSRLIADLREALAGELAAARVSASDLSDLASRMPEVAQVLVALGRRNHELGERLADVADPRGADPELPRSPHEEIRDFFYRRQNYLDETDRAAEALATEIGIKPGDVVRTLTDRLSDAHGVRLSSESGERLHHYDESTRSLHLSALLRPGQRAFRMATQLALLEYGDGLDRQAAEDFPPGGPAHRLARIGIANHFAAALILPYEPFHAAAEEFRYDIERLTDRFGLGYETVCHRLSTLQRPRLRGVPFSFVRVDRAGNMSKRQSATGFHFSRSGGTCPLWNVYEAFAAPGRIHVQVAAMPDGQRYLWTARAVTRHRGGWGRPGKTFAIGLGCEIRHAHRLVYSDGLDLDNTAAATPIGMGCRVCERLDCPQRAAPPLGRPLRIDQNTSTFVPYPVAYPTG